CCAAACTATAAATAAACCTAAAGATAATTCTGCCAAAAGAAGCATTTCCAGGCCCTCTTGTTCCTACATAAAAGCTTTCAAAAGAAGAAAAGATCAAATGGGAGCGACTCAGTTGGGTTCTTGGAAATGTGACCTCagtgttaatttatttattgtcaCAAGGGTTCAGGTCTCTTTACAGGAACATCTCTGGGTTAATGCATGCTGAAGCCCCCCTGCAGGGAGCCAAGAACAATAGAACACTTGTATTCAAAACCAATTAAATAATCTATCTATAAAAACATTAACCTTCCAGGCAAGAACATCCACCAAATTCAAGTTTCATGAATCAAGACGCTCAAAATGTCTTCTACGAACACGATTTTTAAAGTAAAATGTTAAAATTGTATTCCAAATGTGAAGTCTCCTCCTCCCCACGGGAGACAGACGCATCTAGAGTAAAGGAAAGTTGCTGGTACCACGCTACTGTTCTGTCTACTACAAACTGAAAAACTCTTGATTTTCATTTTAGGGATTAGTAGGGGAGACCCTTTGGAATTTAAACGAGATGCGCCGCTGGCTGTGCTGGGTGGAATAACAAAGGCCAGCGCTTCCCTGCAGACTTTTGTCCCCAGTATCCCTCCTCTACTGTTCTCCGCTGGGCTCCTGCTTTATGCCCTTCTCTCCTTCTTTCATCTTCTTGTTCTGATGCGTTTTCACATGCTTGGCCAGATGGTCGCTCCTCATGAACCTCTTACCACACTCCGAGCAGACAAAGCGTTTCTCCCCGGTGTGAGTCCTTAAATGCCTCTGGAGCTCATCCGATCTGGTAAAGCTTTTCCCACAAAACAACCAGTTGCAAACGAACGGTCTTTCCCCCGAGTGCCACCTCAGGTGAGCCTTCAGGTGAGAAGTCTTGCCATACACTTTGGCACAGCCAGGGATGTGGCAAACGTGTTGCTTCTTCTTGCCAGCCTCATCCGTGCCACTGGCAGACTGGCAATTGGGGCATCTGCACCTTCTGCACCGTCTGGCTGAGGCCAGGGGAGATTTGgtttgaagcagggcagcgatttGCGTCTGATACTGAGCAAACTCGGAGTGTCCTAGAACCAGGCTTCTCTGAATAGGGAAACGAGGGTGGTGGGCTTGAGTTACCGGGGAAGGGTGGCTCATGGGGGTGGCTTGCTGAATGCTCCACCAGGGAATGTCTTCCGCTGGGTTTGGAGAGAGCTGTCTGGGCTGCTGGTGGATCAGGTTGGAGTGGCTAGGTACAAAAGCGTGCAAAGCAGAAGAGATGGGCGCTGGGGCTGCGTAAGGAACATAGGCTGGCGGGCAGTTGGACGGCAGCGCCGGCATGGAAGAAGGTAACATCTTGACCGAAGGAAACTCGTACGGGTATGATGGATCGGCCTGAGCTGTCAGAGGCAGTTCGTGAGCGCCGAAAGGCTGGATGTGCGCCGGGCGCTGAGTTTTCTGCGGGGCCAGAGCCAGGTTACTGTGAGAAGGAAGGCCCCCCGGGGAAGAGGCTGGCATTTCGTTAGTCCAGGGATGAAAAATCCTGGAAGGTGATCCCAGACCGGGCTCGTACGGCACTTGAAGGAAATCCGCTCCCGGTTGGCCGATGCGGCTACAGGTAGCAGCCAAGAGAGCCAAAGGCGAGTGCTTGAGCAGGTCCGGGGAGGCGCTGGGAGTGCGATCCTAGGACAAAAGAAAGaatacaagggttacgcagcccgCTACCGTTTCAAGGGGGTCTAAAATCAATCCCAGCAGTTTGAATGAAACTTCAAACATTTCCAGAAACTAAAAACAAAAGAGGAGGGGGTTCGACCGAGGCTTTAAAGTAAAGTAGCCAAGATCTCAATTTCTAAACAAAAAGAACTTAATGTCAAACCTCGATTGATTACACCAGTTTGAAAATACTGTAGCTAATCACAAATCTAACAATGTAAATAAAGCTTGTATTAATGCAGAGAAACCGAACACACTCCCGCCTAAAAGTCACTTATGCGAGTAAAAGGCACAGAAGACTGACCTGAATTAGATATTATTCTCCAACCTAATCCAAGACATCTCAAAACGGGCAAGTCCTGAGGTCTCAGGACCGGCAGCACTTCAGCCTGTTGGGAAACTTTAGGAACACCCTTCACCCCAGCATAATTTGGACCAGGTTTTgggatttttacatttttaatggCTGTGTTTTAAAAGCTAAGCTCAAGGCGTTTACACGTTCAGGAAGTGCCAAAAGGGTTTACAATCTTCATTTTTCATTAGGAAAGTGACACCATTTCCTTTCCAAATTTGGCTCTTAGTAGTAGGTGCTGGGATCGCCACAGACCTGTCCTATACGACCGTGTAGCGGGGTTTACTGACCTGGAAGAAAGCCTGCAAAGAGTCTGAGCGCAGCACTGCCACTGCAGCCATGGATCAGTCCAAGACGGGCATGggagactctcctctctcctaggcAGGGCTCTCTCTGCTTTCTGCTCTCCACCGACTGCAACTCTGGGATCTTCCCCAAACAATTTGATAAGGACTTTGTTGGGTCACCAGCCAGTCAGAGGGGGAGATTTATGACTTTGAAGTTTGCCGGTGTCCAATCATCAAAGAACAGCGGCTCTTTCAGAAGCCAAAACAAATCCTTTGAATGCACAAAGCTCCCATGGTGTGTTTGTTGGTCTGGATAAAAGAACTGATTATTAGGggggatgggcagggaggagATAAAGGCGGGACAATTAATGAAGTAATCACTATGTGGGAAATGTATATACACAAATAATTGGATTTTCTTGATCAAAGGGCCCCTTACCGCCTACAGACCATTGCACCACAAGACATCCAGTCCCCCTCCTTCTTGCTTTTGTTGCAATTAAGGATTTGTTGCAAAATCTAACGTGACCATGTGTCTTTGTTATCTATGGAGAAATCTACTATTCAAGGATTGGGTTCCTAGTCAAATAAAAGACTTATATGTTCTCTAAGGCTTCTGAAGCTGGCATCATGGttgttgcagttgtccaggtctcgattcccactgcagctccttgtgactctgggcaagtcacttaaccctccattgccccaggtacaaataagtgcctgtgtaTACCATGTAAACGGctttgaatcaggggcgtagccagacttcggcaggagcccgaggtgagggggcacattttagcccccctccgtgccgctgagccccccgccattgccgaccccccgccaccgctgccaccaccaccaccaacaactttgatgacccctgccaatgaccctcccgACCCCctaccgccaccaaccctcccccgccactgccgtcgtcacctacctttgctggcggaggaccctaatccctgccagccgaggtcctcttcttcccacaaaggcttcgttctgtttctgaagacgtcagactcacagaaacagaacgaagcctggctgcacttcattctgtttctgtgagtcttcacgggaagaagaggaccttggctggcagggattggggtcccccaccagcaaaggtaggtgacgatggcagcggtgggggagggttggcggtgggagggggtcaggagggtcgtcggcaggagggtccagggccaaatctacaggggcctaggcccccgtggccccaagtagctatgccactgctttgaatgtagttgcaaaaacaacagaaaggcagtatatcaagtcccctttccctttggttgaAATCAGTTGCATGCACCCTGTCTAACTGTATGTGCAATTTTCTTCAAATTAGCCACCCTTATctataggggtccatttactaagttgcagtaaaaagtggccttagcatgccattatgtgggtttttcctgtgtgctaagggcTTTTATaccttaaaaaggcctttttgcatttttttttattaatgcccAAATACtaagttgccattagcatgtgaggaACCAACAATGGTTTAAAGGAAAAGGAACAATGACAAATGTCCAAAAGTGCCTTTATTGGAGAAAGACCCGGCTTGGGCaaactgcctgcttcaggggtcattaGATTCCTCAATAATAAACACAAATACAGTATGAAAATTAAGAATTCTGCTGAAGAAAGGTTCTATAAACTAAGATTTCCTTATTCTGAGGAAACAAACCAACTGCTAAACGTAATTGCAAAAATCAAGGCAGTTTGCCGAAtcttggccaagttgggtcttTCTCCAATAAAGGCCCTTTTGGACATCTGTGATTGTTCCTTCTCCTCTAGACCACCTTTGCTGTTGTTGGTTCCTCTATTGGTTTCTGCAAAGGGTTCACACCTGTTCTTTGTTTTGGCCCATTAGTATGCGGACATTAAAAAAGTTTACTGCGTGAAAACTTATTGCCACCCAATCTGTAGGATTTACATACCAtcattttgaagaaattcactcaaggcaatgtacaacAAATATAATTTGGAAATAGGAAACAAACAATTACAATAGTATAGTATCCCAAAAATAGTATATATTACGGTACAGTATATTACTTatgacaggggtgggcaaccttgatccttgaaggccacaacccagtcgggttttcgggATTTCCCCAATTAATATGAGTATAGTGatgtgctacttttaactcctaacctctattcacttgttcagtactcatgtctgttttatcattcccatcttagtatttcccttatttgtcctgtttgtctgtcctaattagattgtaagctctgttaagcggggactgtctcttcatgttcaagtgtacagcgctgcatacaactagtagccctatagaaatgataagtagtagtagtagtattcatgtgctaaccagttaatgtCCAGTAATGACACATCCCctcaaaaacatttaaaatatttttagtgcatggttagcgtaTGCTAATTGGGCAGTTACTGCCAGACACCTGAGCGCATCCCACACTGTAACTCATTCTAAGTTGTGTTAGGCACATGTTAGTGcctaacacaacttagtaaaaggacccctaaattcctATTACTCTTGTCTGTATGTTCCACCACCACTTGTTCCCTTTGCAGTCTGTTAAGATGTTTTGATGTGTTTTGTGTTGATGTTGTAAGTCAGGGgagggcaacctcagtcctttaGGGTCACAgcccagtcgagttttcaggatttccctattgaatatgcatgagatctatttgcatgcactgcctccattgtatgtaaatagatctcatgcatattaattgggtaataaaaagaaataaaataaaacaaaacatagaaaagaaaataagatgataccttttttattggactagcttcatagatttctgatctgaagaagaagggttaccttcgaaagctaatcaaacaatgtattaatttagtccaataaaaaaagcatcatcttcttttcttttcttttctgttttgttttatttctatttattacctttaaaagtggactaacatggctaccacattactttactCAAATTAaatgggaaaatcctgaaaacctgactgggttgtggccttcgaggatcaaggttgcccacccctgtcatAAGTAATATACTGTACCGTAATATATACTATTTTTGGGATACTTTactattgtaattctttgttGCCTATTTCCAGTTTATATTTgttgtacattgccttgagtgagtttcttcaaaaaggtggtaaataagtcctaataaacaaataaatacataaactggaactccttaccagggcttaatttgtagagaaAAAGGGAGTACAACTGTcaaactgagggggggggggggggcagagacaggggcaggagcaacaggaCTTGAGGAGTTGGGTTAGGAGAATGACTGTTCTGTGCTGTActccagactcccccccccccccccccccccccccccccccgcagctgcCTGGAAGAAAGCACTGGAGTCTGAAAATAAGTAGTGCAATTCCCCCAGAAATTGCCCTGCttacatagaaatgtataggcccatttggagggag
The genomic region above belongs to Microcaecilia unicolor chromosome 7, aMicUni1.1, whole genome shotgun sequence and contains:
- the SP5 gene encoding transcription factor Sp5; the encoded protein is MAAVAVLRSDSLQAFFQDRTPSASPDLLKHSPLALLAATCSRIGQPGADFLQVPYEPGLGSPSRIFHPWTNEMPASSPGGLPSHSNLALAPQKTQRPAHIQPFGAHELPLTAQADPSYPYEFPSVKMLPSSMPALPSNCPPAYVPYAAPAPISSALHAFVPSHSNLIHQQPRQLSPNPAEDIPWWSIQQATPMSHPSPVTQAHHPRFPIQRSLVLGHSEFAQYQTQIAALLQTKSPLASARRCRRCRCPNCQSASGTDEAGKKKQHVCHIPGCAKVYGKTSHLKAHLRWHSGERPFVCNWLFCGKSFTRSDELQRHLRTHTGEKRFVCSECGKRFMRSDHLAKHVKTHQNKKMKEGEKGIKQEPSGEQ